In Marinitoga hydrogenitolerans DSM 16785, the following proteins share a genomic window:
- a CDS encoding protein-glutamate methylesterase/protein-glutamine glutaminase, with translation MTDKIIKVLIVDDSGFMRMVLKDIIEKQSDMKVVGIAKTGLEGVEKALSLKPDVITMDVEMPELNGLEAVKLIMKKNPTPIIMVSSLTSKDSEITIEALENGAVDFIQKPAGSVSWTFRSVGDELLEKIRNAAKVDPTKLMRKTIKVKKPRISLSLRGQKIVLIASSTGGPRSLDTIIPNLPKGINVPVVVVQHMPAGFTKSLANRLDKVSELTVKEAEDNEELKPNTVYIAPGNYHLGLKANGLKVYTFLDSSDKINNVRPAADFTFDKAAEIYKSNIIAAILTGMGKDGAKGAFKIKHYGGKIIAESQKTCVVYGMPKAVVEENYADFVLPNYEIAEKIVELLGGK, from the coding sequence ATGACCGATAAGATAATAAAGGTTTTAATTGTTGATGACTCGGGATTTATGAGAATGGTTTTAAAAGATATAATAGAGAAACAATCTGATATGAAGGTTGTGGGAATAGCCAAGACTGGACTTGAAGGTGTAGAAAAGGCTTTATCTCTTAAACCCGATGTAATAACAATGGATGTTGAAATGCCGGAATTAAACGGGCTTGAAGCGGTAAAATTAATAATGAAAAAAAACCCCACACCAATTATTATGGTGAGCAGTTTAACATCTAAAGATTCTGAGATAACTATAGAAGCTTTAGAAAATGGTGCAGTTGATTTTATACAAAAACCTGCGGGTAGTGTTTCCTGGACATTTAGAAGTGTTGGAGATGAATTATTAGAAAAGATAAGAAACGCAGCGAAAGTAGATCCAACAAAGTTGATGAGAAAAACAATCAAAGTAAAAAAACCAAGAATTAGTTTGAGTTTAAGAGGGCAAAAAATAGTTTTAATAGCTTCTTCGACAGGTGGTCCAAGATCATTAGATACTATTATACCTAATTTACCAAAAGGAATTAATGTACCTGTCGTGGTTGTTCAACACATGCCAGCAGGTTTTACAAAGTCTCTAGCAAATAGATTAGATAAAGTATCTGAATTAACAGTAAAAGAAGCAGAGGATAATGAAGAATTAAAACCGAATACTGTTTATATAGCTCCAGGTAATTATCATTTAGGTTTGAAAGCGAATGGTTTAAAGGTATATACATTTTTAGATTCTTCAGATAAAATAAATAATGTTAGACCAGCAGCAGATTTTACTTTTGACAAAGCCGCGGAAATATATAAGTCTAATATAATAGCAGCAATTTTAACTGGAATGGGAAAAGATGGTGCAAAAGGTGCTTTTAAAATTAAGCATTATGGTGGGAAAATAATAGCAGAATCACAAAAAACTTGTGTGGTTTATGGCATGCCAAAAGCAGTAGTTGAAGAAAATTATGCAGATTTTGTTTTGCCAAATTATGAAATAGCAGAAAAAATAGTTGAATTATTGGGAGGAAAGTGA